From the genome of Amycolatopsis sp. NBC_01488, one region includes:
- a CDS encoding flavin reductase family protein, translating to MTTVDGDRLRAVLAAVCAPVTVVTTTRAGGAPRGATVSSFTSLSLDPPLVSVAFDRRSTLLAEVLDARKFGVNLLGHGQDDLAVRFATRGADRFGGETAWFADRGLPRLRDAAGWVACDLDRVVEAGDHLLLFGLVTDLGRTDLPPLVYAHRTFGTHSRFAERPRPLIADQIAACAR from the coding sequence GCGGTGCTGGCGGCGGTCTGCGCGCCGGTCACGGTCGTCACCACGACCCGCGCCGGGGGTGCGCCGCGAGGAGCGACCGTCAGCTCGTTCACCTCGCTCTCGCTCGACCCGCCGCTGGTGAGCGTCGCGTTCGACCGGCGATCGACGCTGCTGGCCGAGGTGCTCGACGCGCGGAAGTTCGGCGTGAACCTGCTCGGCCACGGCCAGGACGACCTCGCCGTCCGGTTCGCCACCCGCGGCGCCGACCGGTTCGGCGGCGAGACGGCGTGGTTCGCCGACCGCGGGCTGCCCCGGCTGCGCGACGCCGCCGGCTGGGTGGCCTGCGACCTGGACCGCGTCGTCGAGGCCGGCGACCACCTCCTGCTGTTCGGCCTGGTCACCGACCTGGGCCGCACCGACCTGCCCCCGCTCGTCTACGCCCACCGCACGTTCGGCACCCACTCCCGCTTCGCCGAGCGGCCGCGCCCGCTCATCGCCGACCAGATCGCCGCCTGCGCCCGCTGA